The Thermoanaerobaculia bacterium genome includes a region encoding these proteins:
- a CDS encoding ATP-binding protein, giving the protein MNGNTAGPREMEMEELHRSEERFRLLVEGVQDYAIFMLDPEGRIISWNVGAERIKGYKTEEAIGRHFSIFYPPEDIAAGKPARELRIAIAQGRVEDEGWRLRRDGTRFWANVLITALFDGSGVLRGFAKVTRDMTERRRIEALQEADRQKNEFLAVLAHELRNPLAPIRNALYVIGRPDAGPGEIARAQAIAERQVRHMAKLLDDLLDVSRVSQGHIELRRERFDLSTAARQAVDAMRGIAQERGQEIRLELPEEPVPIDADPTRVDQVFINLLSNAVKYTGPGGHIGVSVACDGEGAVVRVRDDGSGIEAEMLPKIFDFFVQAERHRGSSGGGFGIGLTLVRKVLELHGGSISASSAGLGQGAEFAFRLPLAGPAAARGDSDSASLDAFGSGGPLRILVVDDNVDLAESLALMFRFMGHEVRTVFDGPEALRTAEDFHPELVLLDIGMPLMSGYEVARRLRGAPDGGDPFIVALTGWGEQSDRLQSKGAGINEHLVKPVEPQSLERVIEKSRRRAAERGSSRG; this is encoded by the coding sequence ATGAACGGCAACACCGCGGGCCCGCGGGAGATGGAGATGGAGGAGCTGCACCGAAGCGAGGAGCGGTTCCGGCTCCTGGTCGAGGGCGTCCAGGACTACGCGATCTTCATGCTCGATCCCGAAGGCCGCATCATCAGCTGGAACGTCGGCGCCGAACGGATCAAGGGGTACAAGACCGAAGAGGCGATCGGCCGTCATTTTTCGATTTTTTATCCACCGGAGGATATCGCCGCGGGCAAGCCGGCGAGGGAGCTTCGGATCGCCATCGCCCAGGGGCGTGTGGAGGACGAGGGGTGGCGCCTCCGCCGCGACGGCACCCGGTTCTGGGCGAACGTGTTGATCACGGCGCTCTTCGACGGGTCGGGTGTTCTTCGCGGCTTCGCCAAGGTGACCCGCGACATGACCGAGCGGCGGCGGATCGAGGCGCTGCAGGAAGCGGACCGGCAGAAGAACGAGTTCCTGGCGGTCCTCGCCCACGAGCTCCGCAATCCGCTCGCGCCCATCCGCAACGCGCTCTACGTCATCGGCCGGCCGGACGCCGGGCCCGGGGAGATCGCGCGCGCGCAGGCGATCGCCGAGCGGCAGGTACGCCACATGGCGAAGCTCCTGGACGATCTCCTCGACGTCTCCCGCGTGAGCCAGGGACACATCGAGCTGCGCCGCGAACGCTTCGATCTGTCCACGGCCGCGAGACAGGCCGTCGACGCGATGAGAGGCATCGCGCAGGAGCGCGGCCAGGAAATTCGGCTGGAGCTTCCCGAGGAACCGGTTCCCATCGACGCGGATCCGACGCGGGTCGACCAGGTCTTCATCAACCTGCTGAGCAACGCCGTCAAGTACACCGGGCCCGGCGGGCACATCGGCGTCTCGGTCGCGTGCGACGGCGAAGGCGCCGTCGTGCGCGTCCGCGACGACGGAAGCGGCATCGAGGCGGAGATGCTTCCGAAGATCTTCGATTTCTTCGTGCAGGCGGAGAGGCATCGCGGCAGCTCGGGAGGAGGCTTCGGCATCGGCTTGACGCTCGTTCGAAAAGTCCTCGAGCTCCACGGCGGCAGCATCAGCGCGTCGAGCGCGGGGCTCGGCCAGGGGGCGGAGTTCGCTTTCAGGCTTCCTCTGGCCGGCCCGGCGGCCGCCCGCGGGGATTCCGATTCCGCGTCGCTCGATGCGTTCGGCTCCGGAGGACCCCTGCGGATCCTCGTCGTGGACGACAACGTCGATCTCGCGGAGAGTCTCGCGCTGATGTTTCGTTTCATGGGGCACGAGGTGCGCACGGTGTTCGACGGGCCGGAGGCGCTTCGCACCGCCGAAGACTTCCATCCCGAGCTCGTTCTCCTCGACATCGGGATGCCTCTCATGAGCGGGTACGAGGTGGCTCGCCGTCTGCGTGGCGCGCCGGACGGCGGAGATCCGTTCATCGTCGCCCTCACCGGATGGGGGGAGCAGAGCGATCGCCTGCAGTCGAAGGGCGCGGGCATCAACGAGCACCTCGTCAAGCCCGTCGAGCCGCAGTCGCTCGAACGGGTCATCGAGAAGAGCCGGCGCCGCGCCGCGGAGAGAGGCTCCTCGCGCGGCTGA